From a single Streptomyces liliifuscus genomic region:
- a CDS encoding ROK family protein: MATRAGKTGSQASSGDLLELVRSGRATTRGALQQVTGLSRATVGQRLDRLFRAGWLREGAAGPVDSPLGGRPSVRLEFDDAHAVVLAADLDTRHARAAVLSLTGELLAEHTGALLIEEGPDAVLGELGRWFAELLEKAGHRAHEVCGIGLAVPGPVDSQTGRVVQPPIMPGWDGFDIRGRLTRAFAEHTGAGAVPVLVDNDANLMAYGEQRTGHPDCSAFVLVKVSTGIGAGVVVGGEIYRGIDGGAGDIGHIRVPEGADALCRCGSFGCLAAVASGGAVARRLAETGVPAASGSDVRDLLASGHPGAAALAREAGRHVGDVLATVVTLLNPGVLMVAGDLAGTAFLTGVRELLYQRALPRSTAHLDVVTSRLGERAGLVGAGAMVVEHLYAPERVEERLLAMGV; the protein is encoded by the coding sequence ATGGCCACACGCGCCGGGAAGACCGGGAGCCAGGCGAGCTCCGGCGACCTGCTGGAGCTGGTGCGCAGCGGGCGCGCGACCACGCGCGGGGCCTTGCAGCAGGTCACCGGGCTGTCGCGGGCCACGGTCGGGCAGCGGCTCGACCGGCTCTTCCGGGCCGGCTGGCTGCGTGAGGGCGCCGCGGGCCCGGTGGACTCACCGCTCGGCGGCCGTCCCTCGGTCCGGCTGGAGTTCGACGACGCCCATGCCGTCGTCCTCGCCGCCGACCTCGACACCCGGCACGCCCGCGCCGCCGTGCTGTCCCTGACCGGCGAACTGCTGGCCGAGCACACGGGGGCGCTGCTGATCGAGGAGGGCCCGGACGCGGTCCTCGGCGAGCTGGGCCGCTGGTTCGCGGAGCTCCTGGAGAAGGCCGGACACCGGGCGCACGAGGTGTGCGGCATAGGGCTCGCCGTGCCGGGTCCCGTGGACAGCCAGACCGGCCGGGTCGTCCAGCCGCCGATCATGCCCGGCTGGGACGGCTTCGACATAAGGGGCCGCCTCACCCGCGCCTTCGCCGAGCACACGGGCGCCGGCGCCGTCCCGGTCCTCGTCGACAACGACGCCAACCTGATGGCGTACGGGGAACAGCGCACCGGCCACCCCGACTGCTCGGCGTTCGTGCTGGTGAAGGTCTCCACCGGTATCGGGGCCGGAGTGGTCGTCGGCGGTGAGATCTACCGGGGCATCGACGGCGGCGCCGGGGACATCGGGCACATCCGGGTCCCGGAGGGTGCCGACGCGCTGTGCAGATGCGGGTCGTTCGGGTGCCTCGCGGCCGTCGCGAGCGGTGGCGCGGTCGCCCGCAGGCTGGCGGAGACGGGTGTTCCGGCGGCGTCCGGCTCAGATGTGCGCGATCTGCTGGCCTCCGGGCACCCCGGCGCGGCCGCGCTCGCGAGGGAGGCCGGCCGGCATGTCGGTGACGTACTGGCGACCGTGGTGACGCTGCTCAATCCCGGCGTCCTGATGGTCGCCGGGGACCTGGCCGGGACCGCGTTCCTGACCGGCGTCCGCGAGCTCCTCTACCAGCGGGCCCTGCCCCGCTCCACCGCCCACCTGGACGTCGTCACCTCGCGGCTCGGCGAGCGGGCGGGTCTGGTCGGGGCGGGCGCGATGGTCGTGGAGCATCTGTACGCACCCGAGCGGGTCGAGGAGCGGCTGCTCGCCATGGGCGTGTGA
- a CDS encoding MGH1-like glycoside hydrolase domain-containing protein, translated as MDRTTQLTARRTGTADPVRTATSPPFSGHGEIGPSRVAVYDPVRPAGSLHLRAAEVLHGNWTGTSTVPSRGLYPHQWSWDSAFIAIGLRHLSPLRAQIELETLLDAQWGDGRIPHIVFNPSVPLDAYFPSPDFWRSSTAGRAAGAPRTVQTSGIVQPPVHALAAWLVHVSDPGLSRARSFLSRIYPRLAAWHRYLLHRRDLGGGGIASVVHPWEQGMDNAPSWDAPLSRVTPAPARSFRRADLDHGAAEDRPTDLDYGRYVRLATDYRDGGYADGTDGTAGFAVEDPAFNALLIASEHALARIARELGATGTARHARAERLTAALVERLWDPAEGMFFCRDVRTDELIPERGVSGLVPLLLPTLPRDTAATLVRTLYGPHFGLGGSTRLVPSYDLTGHAFDPHRYWRGPAWFNTNWLVERGLRLHGEHARAEKLRGALLETADTSGFAEYVDPYTGEACGALGFSWTAALTLDLLHEAPEAVHSTTEEFGKGAKGGDRR; from the coding sequence GTGGACCGCACAACCCAGCTCACCGCCCGTCGCACCGGGACCGCGGATCCCGTACGCACCGCGACCTCACCGCCGTTTTCCGGCCACGGTGAGATCGGCCCTTCCAGGGTGGCCGTATACGATCCGGTCCGCCCGGCGGGATCGCTGCACCTCAGGGCGGCCGAGGTACTGCACGGCAACTGGACCGGCACGTCCACGGTGCCCTCGCGCGGTCTGTACCCGCACCAGTGGTCCTGGGACTCCGCGTTCATCGCGATCGGCCTGCGCCATCTGTCGCCGCTGCGGGCCCAGATCGAGCTGGAGACCCTGCTCGACGCGCAGTGGGGCGACGGCCGGATTCCGCACATCGTGTTCAACCCCTCCGTCCCCCTCGACGCGTACTTCCCGAGCCCCGACTTCTGGCGCTCCTCGACCGCGGGGCGCGCTGCGGGCGCCCCGCGCACCGTACAGACGTCGGGCATCGTGCAGCCACCGGTGCACGCGCTCGCGGCCTGGCTGGTGCACGTGTCCGACCCGGGTCTGTCCCGGGCGCGGTCCTTCCTGTCCCGGATCTACCCGCGGCTTGCGGCCTGGCACCGCTATCTGCTGCACCGCCGGGACCTGGGCGGCGGGGGCATCGCCTCGGTGGTCCACCCCTGGGAGCAGGGCATGGACAACGCGCCGAGCTGGGACGCCCCGCTGTCCCGTGTGACGCCCGCCCCGGCCCGCTCCTTCCGGCGCGCGGACCTCGACCACGGCGCCGCGGAGGACCGGCCGACGGACCTGGACTACGGACGGTACGTGCGGCTGGCGACGGACTACCGGGACGGCGGGTACGCCGACGGCACGGACGGCACCGCGGGCTTCGCGGTGGAGGACCCGGCCTTCAACGCGCTGCTGATCGCCTCCGAGCACGCCCTGGCGCGGATCGCGCGGGAGCTGGGCGCGACGGGCACGGCCCGGCACGCGCGCGCGGAGCGGCTGACCGCGGCGCTCGTCGAGCGGCTGTGGGACCCGGCCGAGGGCATGTTCTTCTGCCGGGACGTGCGCACGGACGAGCTGATCCCCGAGCGCGGCGTCTCGGGACTCGTCCCGCTGCTGCTCCCCACGCTCCCCCGCGACACGGCCGCCACGCTCGTACGGACGCTGTACGGGCCGCACTTCGGGCTCGGCGGATCGACCCGGCTCGTCCCGAGCTACGACCTGACCGGGCACGCCTTCGACCCGCACCGGTACTGGCGCGGTCCGGCCTGGTTCAACACCAACTGGCTGGTGGAGCGCGGGCTCAGGCTGCACGGGGAACACGCGCGCGCGGAGAAACTGCGGGGCGCGCTGCTGGAGACGGCGGACACGTCCGGGTTCGCGGAGTACGTGGATCCGTACACCGGCGAGGCCTGCGGAGCACTCGGTTTCAGCTGGACCGCGGCGCTGACGCTGGACCTGCTGCACGAGGCACCCGAAGCGGTGCACAGCACGACGGAAGAGTTCGGCAAGGGCGCCAAGGGAGGGGACCGGCGATGA
- a CDS encoding MFS transporter has product MPELSHRRRMLVLAICCMSLLIVSLDVTILNVALPAMQKDLDASLAGMQWTIDAYTLVLAALLMLAGSTADRIGRKRVFMAGVVVFTIGSVLCSLAPNLESLVVFRMIQAVGGSMLNPVAMSIITNTFTDPRERARAIGVWGGVVGISMAAGPLVGGLLVDSVGWRSIFWINLPVGLTALLLTLRYVPESRAPKARRPDPVGQFLVIALLASLTYAIIEAPSSAVGQTLAFGGIALTALVTLLWYEPRRDEPLIDLRFFRSAPFSGATVVAVSAFAALGGFLFLSTLYLQNVRGLDALHAGLWMLPMAVMTFVCAPLSGRLVGNRGPRLSLLIAGTAMTASGVLFAGFEAETENVTLVIGYFLFGLGFGFVNAPITNTAVSGMPRAQAGVAAAVASTSRQIGQTLGVAVIGAVLASGVGSSSYRDTFVSAARPAWWIIAACGLAVLVLGALTSGAWARRTAERTALRLESPEIKESAGVV; this is encoded by the coding sequence ATGCCCGAGCTCAGCCACCGTCGTCGCATGCTGGTGCTCGCGATCTGCTGTATGAGCCTGCTGATCGTGAGCCTCGACGTCACCATCCTCAATGTCGCCCTGCCCGCCATGCAGAAGGACCTGGACGCGAGCCTGGCGGGCATGCAGTGGACGATCGACGCCTACACCCTGGTGCTCGCCGCGCTGCTGATGCTCGCCGGTTCGACGGCGGACCGTATCGGCCGCAAGAGGGTCTTCATGGCCGGCGTGGTCGTCTTCACGATCGGCTCGGTCCTCTGCTCGCTCGCGCCCAACCTCGAATCGCTCGTCGTCTTCCGCATGATCCAGGCGGTCGGCGGCTCGATGCTCAACCCGGTCGCGATGTCGATCATCACCAACACCTTCACGGACCCGCGCGAGCGTGCCCGCGCGATCGGGGTCTGGGGCGGCGTGGTCGGCATATCCATGGCCGCGGGCCCGCTGGTCGGCGGCCTCCTCGTGGACTCGGTCGGCTGGCGCTCGATCTTCTGGATCAACCTGCCGGTGGGCCTGACCGCGCTTCTGCTCACACTCCGGTACGTGCCCGAGTCCCGCGCCCCGAAGGCCCGCCGCCCGGACCCGGTCGGCCAGTTCCTGGTGATCGCGCTGCTCGCCTCCCTCACGTACGCGATCATCGAGGCGCCCTCCTCCGCCGTCGGCCAGACCCTCGCCTTCGGCGGTATCGCGCTGACCGCGCTCGTCACCCTTCTCTGGTACGAGCCCCGCCGCGACGAACCCCTCATCGATCTGCGCTTCTTCCGCTCGGCGCCCTTCAGCGGGGCCACGGTCGTGGCGGTCAGCGCGTTCGCGGCACTCGGCGGCTTCCTCTTCCTCTCGACGCTCTACCTCCAGAACGTCCGCGGCCTGGACGCCCTCCACGCGGGCCTGTGGATGCTGCCGATGGCGGTCATGACCTTCGTCTGCGCGCCCCTGTCCGGGCGGCTGGTCGGCAACCGCGGCCCCCGCCTGTCACTTCTCATCGCGGGGACGGCGATGACCGCGAGCGGTGTGCTCTTCGCCGGTTTCGAGGCCGAGACGGAGAACGTGACCCTCGTCATCGGGTACTTCCTCTTCGGTCTGGGCTTCGGTTTCGTCAACGCCCCGATCACCAACACCGCCGTCTCCGGCATGCCGCGCGCCCAGGCCGGGGTGGCCGCGGCCGTCGCCTCCACGAGCCGTCAGATCGGCCAGACGCTGGGCGTCGCCGTGATCGGCGCGGTCCTCGCCTCCGGCGTCGGTTCCTCCTCCTACCGGGACACGTTCGTCTCCGCGGCCCGCCCCGCCTGGTGGATCATCGCCGCGTGCGGTCTGGCGGTGCTGGTGCTTGGCGCCCTCACCAGTGGGGCCTGGGCCCGGCGCACGGCCGAGCGCACGGCTTTGCGACTGGAGTCGCCGGAGATCAAGGAGTCGGCAGGGGTCGTGTGA
- a CDS encoding amylo-alpha-1,6-glucosidase, whose translation MTDRHHLLVHGGTFAAVGDGGDINGVRGASSPHGLFVRDARHLSRWQLTVDGAVPEALTPVADGDTARCVLVPRGGRQEPPAYTIFREQAVADGAFVESLRVTSNRPAPTTVRIAVTADADFTDQFELRSDHRTYTKIGVVRSRQVLDDGVEFTYQRGEWRSCTTVTSEPAPDGVEETGTGARRLVWTFELQPHESAELALRVAARPHGMPHPEVPPSPAAVNARLLSLEGEFAEGVPFPTGWPELAAACARGLSDLAVLQVPATGPDGEELRVPAAGVPWFLTLLGRDALLTSLFALPYRPQLAAATLPALAAAQATEVGVGTVAQPGKIVHEMRHGELAHFGQVPYGRYYGSVDATPLFLVLLGAYVEQTGDTALARRLEPNARAAIGWMLDHGGLTSRGYLVYRADEGGLANQNWKDSPGAICSGDGSRPTGPVMAAGAQGYAYDALRRTAQLARTVWDDEVYAALLEQAAGDLRDRFQRDFWMPDHSFPALALDGDGNHVDALASDAGHLLWSGLLDKEYGELVGRRLLEPDFFSGWGVRTVASGQPAYHPLSYHRGSVWPHDNALITLGLARYGLHDEARTVAHALVDAATAAGHRLPEVLAGYGRDTHAEPVPYPHACVRESRSAAAPLALLTAVGGA comes from the coding sequence ATGACGGACCGGCATCATCTGCTCGTGCACGGTGGGACGTTCGCGGCCGTGGGCGACGGCGGGGACATCAACGGGGTGCGCGGTGCCAGTTCGCCCCACGGGCTGTTCGTGCGCGACGCCCGGCATCTGAGCCGCTGGCAGCTGACCGTCGACGGGGCGGTGCCCGAGGCGCTGACGCCGGTCGCGGACGGCGACACGGCCCGCTGTGTGCTCGTCCCGCGTGGCGGCCGACAGGAGCCGCCCGCGTACACGATCTTCCGTGAACAGGCCGTGGCGGACGGGGCGTTCGTCGAGTCGCTGCGCGTCACCAGCAACCGTCCTGCGCCGACGACGGTCCGGATCGCGGTCACCGCTGACGCCGACTTCACGGACCAGTTCGAGCTGCGCTCCGACCACCGTACGTACACGAAGATCGGTGTGGTCCGCTCCCGCCAAGTCCTCGACGACGGCGTGGAGTTCACCTACCAGCGCGGGGAGTGGCGGTCCTGTACGACCGTGACCTCCGAGCCCGCGCCGGACGGCGTGGAGGAGACCGGCACGGGTGCGCGCCGCCTTGTGTGGACCTTCGAACTCCAGCCGCACGAATCGGCCGAGCTGGCCCTCCGGGTGGCGGCGCGCCCGCACGGTATGCCGCACCCGGAGGTGCCCCCCTCCCCGGCCGCCGTCAACGCCCGACTCCTCTCGCTGGAAGGGGAGTTCGCGGAGGGCGTGCCCTTCCCGACGGGCTGGCCCGAGCTGGCCGCGGCCTGTGCGCGGGGCCTGTCCGACCTGGCCGTGCTCCAGGTGCCCGCAACGGGCCCCGACGGAGAGGAACTTCGTGTCCCGGCGGCCGGAGTCCCCTGGTTCCTCACCCTGTTGGGCCGCGACGCCCTCCTCACCTCGCTCTTCGCGCTCCCCTACCGCCCCCAGCTGGCCGCGGCCACCCTGCCCGCGCTCGCCGCCGCCCAGGCGACCGAGGTCGGCGTGGGCACGGTCGCCCAGCCCGGCAAGATCGTGCACGAGATGCGGCACGGGGAGCTGGCCCACTTCGGGCAGGTGCCGTACGGGCGTTACTACGGCTCGGTCGACGCGACCCCGCTCTTCCTGGTCCTCCTCGGCGCGTACGTCGAACAGACGGGTGACACGGCACTCGCCCGCCGCCTTGAGCCCAACGCCCGGGCGGCGATCGGCTGGATGCTGGACCACGGCGGGCTGACCTCGCGCGGGTATCTCGTCTACCGCGCGGACGAGGGCGGCCTCGCCAACCAGAACTGGAAGGACTCCCCCGGCGCCATCTGCTCCGGCGACGGCTCGCGGCCGACCGGCCCCGTGATGGCCGCGGGCGCGCAGGGGTACGCGTACGACGCGTTGCGCCGGACCGCGCAGCTGGCCCGGACGGTATGGGACGACGAGGTGTACGCGGCGCTCCTGGAGCAGGCCGCGGGGGATCTCCGTGACCGGTTCCAGCGGGACTTCTGGATGCCGGACCACTCCTTCCCGGCACTCGCCCTCGACGGCGACGGCAACCACGTCGACGCGCTGGCGTCCGACGCGGGGCATCTGCTCTGGTCCGGGCTGCTGGACAAGGAGTACGGGGAGCTGGTGGGGCGGCGGTTGCTGGAGCCGGACTTCTTCTCCGGGTGGGGTGTCCGCACGGTTGCCTCGGGCCAGCCCGCGTACCATCCGCTGTCCTACCACCGGGGGTCGGTGTGGCCCCACGACAACGCGCTGATCACGTTGGGGTTGGCGCGGTACGGGCTCCATGACGAGGCTCGTACGGTCGCCCATGCGTTGGTCGACGCGGCGACGGCGGCCGGGCATCGGCTGCCGGAGGTTCTTGCGGGGTACGGGCGGGATACGCATGCGGAGCCGGTGCCGTATCCGCACGCGTGCGTCCGCGAATCCCGGTCCGCGGCGGCTCCGTTGGCGTTGCTCACCGCGGTGGGGGGTGCGTGA
- the dusB gene encoding tRNA dihydrouridine synthase DusB, with protein sequence MSTPTSTLNSALRIGPHTVQPPVVLAPMAGITNAPFRTLCREFSGGKGLFVSEMITTRALVERNEKTMQLIHFDASETPRSIQLYGVDPATVGKAVRMIAEEGLADHIDLNFGCPVPKVTRKGGGSALPYKRHLLRAILREAVSGAGDLPVTMKMRKGIDDDHITYLDAGRIAVEEGVTSIALHGRTAAQHYGGTADWEAIARLKEHVPEIPVLGNGDIWSADDALRMVRETGCDGVVVGRGCLGRPWLFGDLVAAFEGRGGEYARPTLREVAGVMVRHATLLGEWIGDEARGVIDFRKHVAWYLKGFAVGSEMRKRLAITSSLAELSEGLEELELDQPWPTGADGPRGRTSGNNRVVLPDGWLKDPYDCAGISEDAELDTSGG encoded by the coding sequence ATGTCCACGCCCACATCCACGCTGAACTCCGCCCTGCGGATCGGTCCGCACACCGTCCAGCCGCCCGTCGTCCTCGCGCCCATGGCCGGGATCACGAACGCGCCGTTCCGCACGCTGTGCAGGGAGTTCAGCGGGGGCAAGGGCCTGTTCGTCAGCGAGATGATCACGACTCGGGCGCTGGTCGAGCGCAACGAGAAGACGATGCAGCTGATCCACTTCGACGCGTCGGAGACCCCGCGCTCGATCCAGTTGTACGGGGTCGACCCCGCGACCGTCGGCAAGGCCGTCCGCATGATCGCGGAGGAGGGCCTCGCCGACCACATCGACCTGAACTTCGGCTGCCCGGTCCCGAAGGTCACGCGCAAGGGCGGCGGGTCCGCGCTGCCGTACAAGCGGCACCTGCTGCGGGCGATCCTCCGCGAGGCGGTGTCCGGGGCGGGCGACCTCCCCGTCACGATGAAGATGCGCAAGGGCATCGACGACGACCACATCACGTACCTCGACGCCGGGCGGATCGCCGTCGAGGAGGGCGTGACCTCGATCGCCCTGCACGGCCGCACCGCCGCCCAGCACTACGGCGGCACCGCCGACTGGGAGGCCATCGCCCGGCTCAAGGAGCATGTGCCGGAGATTCCCGTGCTCGGCAACGGCGACATCTGGTCCGCCGACGACGCGCTGCGGATGGTCCGGGAGACCGGCTGCGACGGGGTGGTCGTCGGGCGGGGGTGCCTGGGGCGTCCGTGGCTCTTCGGCGATCTGGTGGCCGCGTTCGAGGGGCGCGGGGGTGAGTACGCGCGTCCGACCCTCCGGGAGGTGGCGGGCGTGATGGTCCGCCACGCGACCCTCCTCGGGGAGTGGATCGGTGACGAGGCGCGCGGAGTCATCGACTTCCGCAAGCACGTGGCCTGGTACCTGAAGGGTTTCGCGGTCGGCTCCGAGATGCGCAAGCGCCTTGCGATCACGTCGTCACTGGCCGAACTCTCCGAGGGGCTGGAGGAGTTGGAGTTGGACCAGCCGTGGCCGACCGGCGCCGACGGGCCCCGTGGCCGCACGTCCGGCAACAACAGGGTTGTCCTGCCGGACGGTTGGCTCAAGGACCCTTACGACTGCGCCGGCATCAGCGAGGACGCGGAGCTGGACACGTCCGGGGGTTGA